One Neovison vison isolate M4711 chromosome 2, ASM_NN_V1, whole genome shotgun sequence genomic window carries:
- the LCOR gene encoding ligand-dependent corepressor isoform X3 — MARVCRRQQCSVERRGFRQELDSWRHKLIHCVGFESILEGLFGPALLKDLSLFKDCEPENISDWTFDENCLFCCLRRDKVKGHLVGLDEPASGAGQEALLKQEQAKIIRFERQAEEFLNAVFYRKDGVLDLSTKKSPCAGSTSLSHSPGCSSTQGNGENSAEAIAVDSNNQSKSPLEKFMVKLCTHHQKQFIRVLNDLYTESQPGTEDLRPDSGAMDASTCNAGCAQLGARHKEKDAACLDMKFPPSVDLFVDSSDPHSPPHLTEQALKEPPPEINSADGRENALTIIQKASSEHPTTKPNSGSSTDSSTLGYLAASNSSSLSFHHTSKSLEGQTTGQEQDTNVKICEDGEDHVQSSALVESLIAVKMAPENSEDSNSCIVSQRNSFKALSEEAWDSGFTGNSPRTADKENALLCSSKTPLRQELESSEQDSRPKQENHLHSLGRNKVSYHLHPSDKGQFDHPKDGWLASSPMPAVHKASNGHSRTKMISTSIKTARKSKRASGLRINDYDNQCDVVYISQPITECHLENQRSILSSRKTARKSTRGYFFNGDCCELPTVRTLARNLHSQEKASCSTVEPEAVVTAKQTLILSAPGPAVDVQCPREDDHEEPSKEITSLKEGEREASSEKESQEPEVCPMTNKPNPSSSPRSEEMTASSLASPLPAHLPEEDTPEGSSMVSTPTASGVASTEQDQQPVQLLDIKEGTVIQDGHLVSSAESISEGGSGNVVSRPHSSPEIVSREEGPLGSESQSPPVGLEPPLSLGKAEDNQSISTEAKTEEDTQELDTCPPLKESSTFTNENPREIEDSEAAGGTGKSEGQSSDVKLCSEKDTCDQNIDSPEENVDKKKKSKKLPEASDRCLRSQLSDPPSADRCLRSQSSDSSSACPEIKISKNPGMKRSKKEGCPGETASEGLLADGFHTKGLEDTENPGVDENPSEKDTEQEGEGGGIITRQTFKNMLAKEVKGEEEDIFPSNDPITTVGQPLPGERLEIYVQSKLGEKNAHDPSESIPCTFPEQSKENPEPIPTQDLEEVVNEVGTENTQCKDGESDLPSSPLGLSSSGSGDAAGPPKWVPRLTRLTSSTYNLRHAHSLDSSDTARVTSEKEAAQGNPMPKEDEASESGDPLDEEDVDPVVDDQPKFVEWCAEEENQELIANFNAQYMRVQKGWIQLEKEAQPTPRSRNKSDKLKEIWKSKKRSRKCRGSLEVQKFSPVQMLFMTNFKLSNVCKWFLETTETRSLVIVKKLNTRLPGDIPPVKHPLQKYSPSSLYPSSLQAERLKKHLKKFPGATPARNNWKTQKLWAKFRENPDQVESEDTSDVSLGPGSEDSIEEVKEGRRSHPSTNSPTPASTRILRKYSNIRGKLRAQQCLIKSEKMESPFGQAVESKQSFKSVCINPLMSPKLALQVDADGFPVKPKSTDGMKGRKGKQMTEVLPKAEVQNKRKRTEGGSTQDRKDKGPVVKASKDKHPDGTTKTPAAKKPAARDRISQLPRKTSLKENKVKIPKKSPGKNCPPSRREKENTNKRPTQPPASEAGMKPAKQKGAGESSSRPQKAANRKQSSGKTRARPLTKTPESSAAQRKRKLKAKLDASHSKRRRLDAK, encoded by the exons ACGGTGTACTTGATCTGTCCACTAAGAAAAGTCCGTGTGCTGGCAGCACTTCCCTGAGCCATTCTCCAGGCTGCTCCAGTACTCAAGGGAACGG TGAGAACTCAGCAGAGGCGATAGCAGTAGATTCTAACAATCAGTCGAAGTCCCCACTGGAGAAGTTTATGGTCAAACTGTGCACTCATCACCAGAAGCAGTTCATCCGCGTCCTGAACGATCTGTACACTGAATCCCAGCCGGGCACTGAGGACCTGCGGCCTGATTCTGGAGCGATGGATGCATCCACTTGCAACGCTGGCTGTGCCCAGCTAGGCGCCAGACATAAGGAAAAGGATGCTGCGTGTCTCGATATGAAGTTTCCTCCTTCTGTAGATTTGTTCGTAGACTCATCAGACCCGCACAGCCCTCCACACTTGACAGAACAGGCCCTGAAGGAGCCTCCTCCTGAGATAAACTCTGCAGATGGAAGAGAGAATGCCTTGACCATTATCCAGAAAGCTTCCTCTGAACATCCAACCACTAAACCTAATTCTGGTAGTTCAACGGATAGTTCCACTCTGGGATACCTCGCCGCATCTAATTCTTCCTCGTTAAGCTTCCACCACACCTCTAAGAGCTTGGAGGGGCAAACCACTGGACAGGAGCAAGACACGAATGTGAAAATATGTGAGGATGGGGAAGACCATGTGCAGAGCTCAGCTCTAGTAGAAAGTCTGATTGCGGTGAAAATGGCACCTGAGAATAGTGAGGACAGCAACAGCTGTATTGTTTCTCAAAGAAATTCATTCAAAGCTTTATCTGAAGAGGCTTGGGACTCAGGGTTTACTGGGAATTCACCTAGAACTGCTGACAAAGAGAATGCTTTACTCTGTAGCTCAAAAACACCTCTGCGCCAGGAGTTAGAGTCCAGTGAACAAGATTCAAGGCCAAAGCAAGAGAACCATCTTCACTCACTAGGAAGAAATAAGGTGAGTTATCATTTACATCCCAGTGATAAAGGTCAGTTTGATCATCCCAAAGATGGTTGGTTAGCCTCCAGCCCCATGCCAGCTGTCCACAAAGCATCTAATGGACATTCGCGAACCAAGATGATATCAACCTCCATTAAGACGGCTCGGAAGAGTAAGAGGGCATCAGGGCTGAGGATAAACGATTATGATAACCAGTGTGATGTCGTTTATATCAGTCAGCCGATAACAGAGTGCCACTTGGAGAATCAAAGATCAATATTATCTTCTCGGAAAACAGCCAGGAAGAGTACTCGAGGATATTTCTTCAATGGTGATTGTTGTGAGCTGCCAACTGTTCGCACGCTGGCCAGAAATTTACACTCTCAAGAAAAAGCGAGCTGTTCAACAGTGGAGCCAGAGGCAGTGGTCACTGCCAAGCAGACCCTCATACTTTCCGCCCCTGGACCTGCTGTGGATGTGCAGTGTCCCAGAGAAGACGACCATGAAGAACCTAGTAAAGAAATAACCTCCctcaaggaaggagaaagagaagcttcCTCTGAAAAGGAATCTCAGGAGCCTGAGGTTTGCCCCATGACAAATAAACCAAATCCGAGCAGCTCTCCCAGGTCAGAGGAAATGACAGCCTCCAGCTTGGCATCGCCTCTCCCTGCTCACCTTCCTGAAGAGGACACGCCAGAAGGTAGCTCCATGGTCTCAACTCCCACAGCAAGTGGGGTGGCTTCCACTGAACAAGATCAGCAACCAGTCCAACTGCTGGATATCAAGGAGGGGACTGTCATCCAAGACGGTCACCTGGTTTCCTCTGCTGAGAGTATTTCTGAGGGAGGCAGTGGTAATGTGGTTTCTaggcctcattcttctcctgaaaTAGTCAGCAGAGAGGAAGGTCCTCTGGGCTCAGAAAGTCAGAGTCCGCCGGTGGGTTTGGAGCCTCCCCTGAGCTTGGGAAAAGCTGAAGACAACCAAAGCATCAGTACTGAGGCCAAGACTGAAGAAGACACTCAGGAGCTGGATACCTGCCCACCCTTGAAGGAAAGCAGCACTTTCACTAATGAAAACCCCAGAGAAATTGAGGATAGTGAGGCAGCAGGTGGTACAGGAAAATCAGAGGGACAGAGCAGTGATGTAAAACTTTGTTCAGAAAAAGATACATGCGATCAAAACATTGATTCACCTGAAGAGAATgtggacaagaagaaaaaaagtaaaaaactccCTGAGGCCTCTGACAGGTGCCTAAGGAGTCAGCTTTCAGATCCTCCCTCTGCCGATAGGTGCCTGAGAAGTCAAAGTTCAGATTCTTCCTCTGcttgtcctgagatcaagatttcTAAAAATCCTGGTATGAAACGTTCTAAAAAAGAAGGGTGCCCTGGGGAGACAGCATCTGAGGGCCTTCTGGCTGACGGTTTCCATACAAAAGGTCTGGAGGACACTGAAAACCCAGGTGTTGATGAAAATCCCTCTGAGAAAGACACTGAGCAGGAGGGCGAAGGAGGTGGGATCATCACCAGgcagacttttaaaaacatgctGGCAAAAGAAGTCAAGGGGGAAGAAGAAGATATTTTCCCCAGCAATGATCCCATAACCACAGTGGGCCAGCCCCTGCCTGGAGAGAGACTGGAAATCTATGTTCAGTCTAAGTTAGGGGAGAAAAATGCTCATGACCCCTCCGAAAGTATTCCTTGTACTTTCCCAGAACAATCAAAAGAGAACCCAGAACCAATTCCCACACAAGATCTGGAGGAGGTTGTGAATGAGGTCGGCACTGAAAACACCCAGTGTAAAGATGGTGAAAGTGACCTGCCGTCCAGTCCACTGGGCTTGTCAAGTAGTGGAAGTGGTGATGCTGCTGGGCCCCCAAAATGGGTACCGAGGCTTACAAGACTGACCTCTTCAACCTACAACCTAAGACATGCTCATTCTCTGGACTCCTCAGACACTGCAAGAGTGACTTCAGAAAAGGAAGCAGCACAAGGAAACCCAATGCCAAAGGAAGATGAAGCTTCGGAGAGTGGAGATCCCTTAGATGAGGAGGATGTGGACCCCGTGGTGGACGACCAGCCAAAGTTTGTGGAATGGTGTGCAGAGGAGGAGAACCAAGAGCTTATTGCCAACTTCAATGCCCAGTACATGAGAGTTCAGAAGGGCTGGATCCAGTTGGAGAAAGAAGCCCAGCCAACACCAAGATCAAGGAACAAGTCAGATAAACTGAAGGAGATTTGGAAAAGCAAGAAAAGGTCACGGAAATGTAGGGGTTCATTGGAGGTTCAAAAGTTTTCTCCTGTTCAGATGCTGTTTATGACAAACTTTAAATTATCTAATGTTTGCAAATGGTTCTTAGAGACTACTGAAACCCGGTCTCTCGTGATCGTGAAGAAGCTCAACACTCGTCTTCCAGGAGACATCCCCCCCGTCAAGCATCCTCTTCAGAAGTACTCTCCTTCCAGCCTGTACCCCAGTTCACTACAGGCTGAGCGCTTAAAAAAGCACTTGAAGAAATTTCCTGGAGCTACTCCTGCTAGGAACAATTGGAAAACACAGAAGCTCTGGGCCAAATTTCGAGAAAATCCTGACCAGGTGGAGTCGGAGGACACGAGTGACGTCAGCCTCGGCCCCGGTTCTGAAGACAGCATAGAGGAAGTCAAGGAAGGACGAAGGAGCCATCCTTCCACAAACTCACCTACCCCAGCCAGTACCCGGATCCTCAGAAAATATTCCAATATTCGAGGAAAGCTGAGAGCCCAGCAGTGTTTGATCAAGAGTGAGAAAATGGAAAGCCCGTTTGGGCAGGCTGTGGAAAGTAAACAGAGTTTTAAGAGTGTATGCATCAACCCTCTGATGTCCCCCAAGCTTGCCCTGCAGGTGGACGCAGATGGGTTTCCTGTTAAGCCCAAGAGCACTGACGgaatgaagggaaggaaagggaagcagatGACTGAAGTCTTGCCGAAAGCAGAAGTGCAGAATAAACGCAAGAGGACAGAAGGCGGCAGCACTCAGGACAGGAAGGACAAGGGACCCGTGGTGAAAGCCAGCAAAGACAAGCATCCTGATGGAACCACCAAAACCCCTGCTGCCAAGAAGCCAGCTGCAAGGGACAGAATCAGCCAACTGCCCAGAAAGACATCCTTAAAGGAGAATAAAGTGAAGATCCCTAAAAAGTCTCCTGGGAAGAACTGCCCTCCCTctagaagggaaaaagagaatacaAACAAAAGACCCACACAGCCCCCTGCCTCGGAGGCAGGGATGAAACCTGCAAAGCAAAAGGGGGCAGGTGAGTCCTCTTCAAGGCCACAGAAAGCCGCCAACAGGAAGCAGAGCAGTGGAAAGACTCGGGCCAGACCCTTGACAAAAACCCCGGAGAGCAGTGCGGCCCAGAGAAAGCGAAAACTAAAGGCAAAGCTGGACGCTTCTCACAGCAAAAGGAGACGGCTGGATGCAAAGTGA